The following coding sequences are from one Gossypium hirsutum isolate 1008001.06 chromosome A12, Gossypium_hirsutum_v2.1, whole genome shotgun sequence window:
- the LOC107939895 gene encoding NADH dehydrogenase [ubiquinone] flavoprotein 2, mitochondrial isoform X2 codes for MLKIFKKKTSPKGEIEGALLKYLGVERNEVTKDGLFSVGEMECMGCCVNAPMIAVADYTNGSEGYTYNYYEDVTTQRVVEIVEIVAVGFCQEN; via the exons ATGTTGAAGATCTTCAAGAAGAAAACATCTCCCAAAG GAGAAATTGAAGGAGCCTTATTGAAATACTTGGGGGTTGAGCGCAATG AGGTAACAAAGGACGGTTTATTCTCTGTTGGAGAAATGGAATGTATG GGATGTTGTGTAAATGCTCCTATGATTGCAGTTGCTGATTACACCAATGGATCTGAAGGATATACGTATAATTACTAT GAAGATGTTACTACTCAACGAGTTGTTGAGATAGTTGAGATAGTTGCAGTGGGATTTTGCCAAGAGAACTGA
- the LOC107939895 gene encoding NADH dehydrogenase [ubiquinone] flavoprotein 2, mitochondrial isoform X1 yields MWSLVCGTTPCMICGSGEIEGALLKYLGVERNEVTKDGLFSVGEMECMGCCVNAPMIAVADYTNGSEGYTYNYYEDVTTQRVVEIVEIVAVGFCQEN; encoded by the exons ATGTGGTCATTGGTTTGTGGCACAACACCATGTATGATATGTGGTTCAGGAGAAATTGAAGGAGCCTTATTGAAATACTTGGGGGTTGAGCGCAATG AGGTAACAAAGGACGGTTTATTCTCTGTTGGAGAAATGGAATGTATG GGATGTTGTGTAAATGCTCCTATGATTGCAGTTGCTGATTACACCAATGGATCTGAAGGATATACGTATAATTACTAT GAAGATGTTACTACTCAACGAGTTGTTGAGATAGTTGAGATAGTTGCAGTGGGATTTTGCCAAGAGAACTGA